The Carnobacterium sp. 17-4 genome has a window encoding:
- a CDS encoding dihydrolipoyl dehydrogenase family protein produces MNEYTTDVAIIGFGKAGKTLAGALAKKGQAVTVIEKSTKMYGGTCINVGCLPTKSLTHSAKIIDQLSEFGIERNAEINNQFFKQAMDYKTELVTKLNKKNYHKIADLENVTVLDGFAHFKDDHTLLVDTGTETLKVTAANIIIGTGSTAVIPEFENNQNSQHIHTSEEILELTDLPQKLGIIGAGPIGLEFASYFAEFGSEVTVYQFDDSLLPREDKDDAAAVLERLKELGVTIEFNAQAKRVQDTDEGVRLTFEQNGEEKSAELNEILVATGRIPNTSKLNIEKAGVALGARGEIKVNKHLQSSVEHIWAVGDVKGGPQFTYISLDDYRIVLPQLLGEESNYNLETRRVYPTATFVDPTFARVGFNEKEATEAGKNYKVAKMPVAAVPKAQVLRETSGFLKILVDPETDLILGASFFSYEAHEMINLIALAINENISYKSLRDGIYTHPTMSESMNDLLEMV; encoded by the coding sequence ATGAATGAATACACTACAGACGTAGCCATTATTGGCTTTGGTAAAGCAGGGAAAACATTAGCGGGTGCTTTAGCTAAAAAAGGACAAGCCGTTACCGTGATTGAAAAATCAACTAAAATGTATGGTGGAACTTGTATTAATGTGGGATGTCTACCGACTAAATCGTTGACACACAGTGCAAAAATTATTGATCAATTATCAGAATTTGGCATTGAACGAAATGCTGAGATCAACAACCAGTTTTTCAAACAAGCCATGGACTATAAAACTGAATTAGTGACCAAATTAAACAAAAAAAATTACCATAAAATTGCTGATTTAGAGAACGTAACTGTCTTAGACGGTTTTGCTCACTTCAAAGATGACCACACTTTGTTAGTGGATACAGGTACAGAGACGTTAAAAGTTACGGCTGCTAATATCATTATTGGAACTGGATCTACGGCTGTTATTCCAGAGTTTGAAAACAATCAAAACAGTCAACACATCCACACAAGTGAAGAAATTTTAGAGTTAACGGATCTGCCACAAAAACTAGGCATTATCGGAGCTGGTCCAATTGGGTTAGAATTCGCTTCTTATTTTGCTGAATTTGGTTCTGAAGTAACCGTTTATCAATTCGATGACTCATTATTGCCGCGTGAAGATAAGGATGATGCAGCAGCTGTTTTGGAAAGATTAAAAGAATTAGGAGTAACTATTGAATTTAACGCTCAAGCTAAACGTGTTCAAGATACGGATGAAGGTGTACGTTTAACATTTGAACAAAACGGCGAAGAAAAATCTGCTGAATTAAATGAAATTTTAGTTGCCACTGGCCGTATTCCTAACACAAGTAAATTAAATATTGAAAAGGCTGGCGTGGCGCTCGGCGCTCGTGGAGAAATCAAGGTCAACAAGCACTTGCAATCTTCTGTTGAACACATTTGGGCAGTGGGTGACGTTAAGGGCGGACCACAGTTCACTTATATTTCTTTGGATGATTACCGTATTGTCTTGCCTCAATTGCTAGGAGAAGAATCCAATTATAATTTAGAAACGCGCCGTGTTTATCCTACAGCAACATTTGTGGATCCAACATTTGCACGGGTAGGCTTTAATGAAAAAGAAGCAACTGAAGCTGGTAAAAATTATAAAGTTGCTAAGATGCCCGTTGCTGCTGTTCCTAAAGCTCAAGTATTGCGTGAAACAAGTGGCTTTTTGAAAATATTAGTTGACCCAGAGACTGACCTTATATTAGGCGCAAGCTTCTTCAGCTATGAAGCTCACGAAATGATCAACTTAATTGCATTAGCGATCAATGAAAACATTTCATATAAGAGTTTACGAGACGGTATTTACACCCACCCTACAATGAGTGAATCTATGAATGATTTACTTGAAATGGTTTAA
- a CDS encoding ABC transporter permease: protein MNLAINNTSLLFATALVGIALMIVYKEKLGLGKDILLSVFRAVIQLFAVGYLLGYVFKLNNTVVTLALVLVIIFNASFNAGKRSKGLSHAFKISFIAIFTATSLTLLVLVMSGSVLFIPSQVIPISGMIASNSMIAIGICYRNLNAKFTDQRQQVLEKLALGADLKQASRSIVRDSIRAGMSPTIDSAKTIGIVSLPGMMSGLMFAGVDPTHAIKYQIMVTFMLLSTTSIASVSASYMAYKEFYNERKQLKN, encoded by the coding sequence ATGAATCTAGCTATTAATAATACGTCGCTATTATTTGCCACAGCGTTAGTTGGAATAGCGCTTATGATTGTTTATAAAGAAAAATTGGGATTGGGGAAAGATATACTCCTTAGCGTTTTTCGAGCAGTTATTCAATTATTTGCAGTTGGTTATTTATTAGGCTACGTTTTCAAGTTAAACAATACTGTAGTAACATTAGCACTCGTTTTAGTCATTATTTTTAATGCTTCTTTTAATGCAGGGAAGAGGAGCAAAGGGTTATCACATGCATTTAAAATTTCATTTATTGCTATTTTTACTGCAACGAGTTTAACCTTACTCGTTTTAGTGATGTCAGGTTCGGTGTTATTTATACCTTCACAAGTGATTCCAATCTCAGGAATGATTGCCAGTAATTCTATGATTGCTATTGGCATCTGTTACCGAAATTTAAATGCAAAATTTACTGATCAACGACAACAAGTTTTAGAAAAATTAGCTTTAGGCGCAGATTTAAAGCAAGCATCTCGTTCAATTGTGCGTGACAGTATTCGTGCAGGCATGTCGCCAACAATTGATTCAGCAAAAACGATTGGGATTGTCAGTCTACCCGGAATGATGTCAGGATTGATGTTTGCTGGAGTGGATCCAACACATGCAATCAAATACCAAATTATGGTAACTTTCATGCTGTTATCTACTACAAGTATCGCATCCGTTAGTGCAAGTTATATGGCATATAAGGAATTTTATAACGAACGAAAACAATTAAAAAACTAA
- a CDS encoding ABC transporter ATP-binding protein — MNTPLLKMNQLGYEAEGKVILKGIDFSVEEGEFVTVTGPSGSGKSTLLKIIASMLSQTSGEILYQNKRVEDYEPTSYRKEVSYCFQTATLFDKTVEDNLAFPYEIRNQTFDRQKALSALNEVGLGAEYLAKAVNTLSGGEKQRVALIRNILFLPKVILLDEVTSALDSENQEIVRKLIHTLNQDQGVTVLWVTHNPVEIQLSSRIIHLVNGEMEESK; from the coding sequence ATGAATACACCGCTTTTAAAAATGAATCAATTAGGCTATGAAGCAGAGGGGAAAGTTATTTTAAAGGGTATTGATTTTTCTGTTGAAGAAGGAGAATTTGTGACGGTTACTGGTCCGTCTGGAAGTGGGAAAAGCACGCTCTTAAAGATTATTGCTTCTATGTTATCACAAACTTCTGGGGAGATTCTTTATCAGAATAAACGAGTTGAAGATTATGAGCCGACTAGTTATCGAAAGGAAGTGTCCTATTGTTTTCAAACGGCCACACTGTTTGACAAAACAGTAGAAGATAATTTAGCCTTTCCCTATGAAATTAGAAATCAAACCTTTGATAGGCAAAAGGCTTTATCCGCTTTAAACGAAGTCGGTTTAGGAGCCGAGTATCTAGCTAAAGCAGTGAACACCTTGTCAGGTGGAGAAAAACAAAGAGTCGCATTGATCCGCAATATATTGTTTTTACCTAAAGTAATTTTATTAGATGAAGTAACAAGCGCTTTGGATTCAGAAAATCAAGAAATTGTTCGCAAGTTGATTCATACACTCAATCAAGATCAAGGAGTGACCGTATTATGGGTGACACATAATCCAGTGGAAATTCAATTATCTAGTCGCATTATTCACCTTGTTAATGGTGAAATGGAGGAATCTAAATGA
- a CDS encoding PepSY domain-containing protein has product MLAKVKLGLISGSALALLAACGTETPNEETPTSTPESESSSSMESSATSDSSSVSSTNFEGKSFSVTYEQAVADFQEAYPDAAISSVDFDKDFGEYTFEINGFDDTQEIEWEVNAETGEETKNNTEKKDSDFDDQELMVDDVMAIDELIANSEEEAPNATMVSWNLEVDDDTKTPVFTGEFEEGNNEVDVLLNAETGEFLSTDND; this is encoded by the coding sequence ATGTTAGCTAAAGTAAAATTAGGTTTGATTAGTGGAAGTGCTCTTGCGCTATTAGCCGCTTGTGGAACGGAAACACCTAATGAAGAAACACCGACTTCGACACCAGAATCAGAATCATCTAGTTCGATGGAAAGTTCTGCTACGTCAGATTCAAGTTCTGTGTCATCAACAAATTTTGAAGGGAAGAGCTTTTCAGTAACCTATGAACAAGCAGTTGCTGATTTCCAAGAAGCTTACCCAGATGCAGCTATTTCTTCAGTGGATTTCGATAAAGATTTTGGCGAGTATACTTTTGAAATCAATGGTTTTGATGACACTCAAGAAATTGAGTGGGAAGTTAATGCTGAAACTGGAGAAGAAACAAAAAACAATACAGAAAAGAAAGACTCAGACTTTGACGATCAAGAATTGATGGTAGATGATGTAATGGCTATAGATGAATTGATTGCTAATTCTGAAGAAGAAGCCCCTAACGCTACTATGGTTTCTTGGAACCTAGAAGTTGATGATGATACAAAAACACCTGTCTTTACAGGAGAGTTTGAAGAAGGAAACAATGAAGTAGACGTACTTTTAAATGCTGAAACTGGTGAATTTTTATCTACAGATAACGATTAA
- a CDS encoding ATP-grasp domain-containing protein — protein sequence MKMKKIYIIHENNDWTRHLTARLDEINAPYELWDLSDGLIDIQEEPPEGIFYNRMSASSHTRGHRYAPELTDNLLTWLENRNAVVFNGTKAIELEVSKLKQHLALQKYGIQTPETYGAVGKEHILKAAEKLNKFPFIIKHNRAGKGLGVRLLQSIEELKVYVSGSEFEDSIDGISLIQEYIKPADGTIVRSEFIGGKFFYAVKVDSSDGFELCPADSCQIGDVPVVNKFTIIDSLPSEQLKQYEHFLKEQKIDVAAIEFIFDADGVAYAYDVNTNTNYNADAEEVAGKYAMLALAYFLKSELEKVN from the coding sequence ATTAAAATGAAAAAAATATATATTATTCATGAAAATAACGATTGGACAAGACATTTGACCGCACGCTTAGATGAAATCAATGCCCCTTATGAACTGTGGGATTTATCTGATGGATTGATTGATATCCAAGAAGAACCACCTGAAGGGATTTTCTATAATCGAATGAGTGCTTCTTCTCATACGCGTGGCCATCGATACGCGCCAGAATTAACGGATAATTTGTTGACTTGGCTGGAAAACCGCAATGCAGTTGTATTTAATGGGACGAAAGCCATTGAATTAGAAGTCAGTAAATTAAAACAACACTTAGCTTTGCAAAAATATGGGATTCAAACACCTGAGACATATGGGGCAGTTGGAAAAGAACATATCCTTAAAGCAGCTGAAAAGTTGAATAAATTTCCATTTATCATCAAGCACAATCGTGCAGGAAAAGGTTTGGGCGTTCGTTTATTGCAATCGATTGAAGAACTAAAAGTTTATGTATCTGGTTCGGAATTTGAAGATTCAATTGATGGCATCAGCTTAATTCAAGAATACATCAAGCCAGCCGACGGAACGATCGTCCGTTCAGAGTTTATTGGTGGGAAATTCTTTTATGCTGTAAAAGTTGATTCAAGCGATGGTTTTGAATTATGCCCAGCAGACAGCTGCCAAATTGGAGATGTGCCAGTAGTTAATAAATTTACAATTATTGATTCATTGCCAAGTGAACAACTTAAACAATATGAACACTTTCTTAAAGAACAAAAGATTGATGTTGCAGCTATTGAATTTATTTTTGACGCAGATGGAGTAGCTTATGCATACGATGTGAATACAAACACGAATTACAATGCTGATGCTGAAGAAGTTGCTGGAAAGTATGCGATGTTAGCATTAGCATACTTCTTGAAATCAGAATTGGAAAAAGTAAACTAA
- a CDS encoding dicarboxylate/amino acid:cation symporter, translating into MSENSRTMKKPSLMLQVIIGAAAGIIVGYFSKNAGLQLEILGTIFMNLIQMIIVPLIFPVIILAIVNISDSKSFGKVAGKSFVYFFSVTTGLIILSILAGKWTGIGSNFQTGSISTESLDGIASGIDFQSFFLSIVPSNLFQAFADGNLLPIIFFGIFLGLSLVSIGEKGRPVIVFFESWSQAMFKMVDYAISFAPIGVFGFLAYDIAAYGIGNLLSLGQFVLFTYLAFMVVVLLVFPMIAWFFHVPYFALLKEISDLIVLVFTTGSSSVVLPSLIDRLKKFGVSPAVSSFVTPLGYSFNLDGACVYISLATMFIVNMYDVTLGFGEIVALVLFLTVITKGIAAVPSGAVVVLLAAATQLGLPAEGVALMVSVDFFINMGRSAVNVVGNALAPVLIAQSETAFEYEKNGDFTKEAFEAKK; encoded by the coding sequence ATGTCAGAAAATAGTAGAACGATGAAAAAGCCAAGCTTAATGTTGCAAGTCATTATTGGGGCTGCGGCAGGTATAATTGTAGGGTACTTCAGTAAAAATGCCGGGCTTCAGTTAGAAATACTCGGGACGATATTTATGAACTTGATTCAAATGATTATAGTACCACTTATTTTTCCAGTTATTATTTTGGCTATCGTTAATATTAGTGATTCTAAAAGTTTTGGAAAAGTGGCAGGTAAGTCTTTTGTTTATTTCTTTTCTGTAACAACTGGGCTAATTATACTGAGTATTTTAGCGGGGAAATGGACTGGAATTGGCAGTAACTTCCAAACTGGGAGCATTTCAACTGAGTCACTTGATGGGATAGCGAGCGGGATTGACTTTCAAAGCTTTTTCTTAAGCATCGTACCAAGCAATCTATTTCAAGCTTTCGCAGATGGCAATTTATTGCCGATTATCTTTTTTGGTATTTTTCTGGGACTATCTTTAGTATCCATAGGTGAAAAAGGAAGACCAGTTATTGTATTTTTTGAATCGTGGTCGCAGGCGATGTTTAAAATGGTAGATTATGCAATTTCTTTTGCTCCCATTGGTGTATTTGGATTTCTGGCATACGATATAGCTGCTTATGGTATTGGAAATTTACTTTCTTTAGGGCAATTCGTCTTGTTTACGTATCTTGCGTTCATGGTCGTAGTCTTACTCGTTTTTCCAATGATTGCTTGGTTTTTCCATGTACCTTACTTCGCATTACTTAAAGAAATTAGCGATCTGATTGTTCTTGTCTTTACGACAGGTAGTTCAAGCGTTGTTTTGCCATCTCTTATTGATCGCTTAAAAAAATTTGGCGTATCGCCGGCGGTTTCTTCTTTTGTAACACCGCTTGGTTACTCATTTAACTTAGATGGGGCATGTGTTTATATTAGCTTAGCGACGATGTTTATTGTTAACATGTATGATGTAACGCTAGGATTTGGTGAGATTGTCGCACTTGTTTTATTTTTAACTGTTATAACTAAAGGCATTGCAGCCGTTCCTTCGGGAGCAGTAGTAGTATTGTTAGCAGCAGCAACACAACTTGGCTTACCTGCTGAAGGAGTTGCACTGATGGTTTCAGTAGATTTCTTTATCAACATGGGCCGGTCAGCGGTTAACGTTGTTGGAAATGCATTAGCACCAGTTCTAATTGCTCAATCAGAAACTGCATTTGAGTATGAGAAAAACGGAGATTTCACTAAAGAAGCCTTTGAAGCTAAGAAATAA
- a CDS encoding 1-phosphofructokinase family hexose kinase — protein MIYTITLNPTIDRLLYLDGEMTKEKNNRLESIAYDIGGKGHHGSFAMSKLGVENQALGFCGTTNKGQLDKILEQKNINHDFVEIYGKPTRESYVILEKGISGSILITEKGYDVSSYAKSLLFDKIEEKVEAGDIVLIAGSMPPGFEIKDLEKLMMLLNKIGCFIACDLSGEALKTVVKSGVNFIKPNRFEIQELSKQGQTLVETVKELTKTIDYVIVSQGGSGSLCGHADELYQIKPPSVVVKNDTGAGDCFVGSFLASLTQQKSFVESLTFATACSASKVQYNDSSSFSVKDAENLQKKVVVEKID, from the coding sequence ATGATTTATACAATCACTTTAAACCCAACCATTGACCGTCTGTTGTATCTGGATGGAGAGATGACTAAGGAGAAGAACAATCGCCTAGAGAGCATTGCATATGATATAGGAGGCAAAGGGCATCATGGTTCTTTTGCTATGAGTAAATTGGGCGTGGAAAATCAAGCATTAGGTTTTTGTGGCACGACCAATAAAGGACAATTAGATAAAATTTTGGAACAAAAAAATATTAACCACGACTTTGTGGAAATCTATGGCAAACCAACAAGAGAAAGTTACGTCATCTTAGAAAAAGGAATCAGCGGTAGTATTCTGATTACTGAAAAGGGATACGATGTTTCTAGTTACGCTAAATCTTTATTATTTGATAAAATTGAAGAAAAAGTGGAAGCGGGAGATATCGTTTTAATAGCGGGTTCTATGCCTCCAGGTTTTGAAATTAAAGACTTAGAAAAATTAATGATGCTATTAAATAAAATTGGCTGTTTTATTGCTTGTGATCTTTCAGGGGAAGCTTTAAAAACAGTCGTGAAGTCTGGCGTGAATTTTATTAAGCCAAACCGATTTGAAATACAAGAACTATCCAAACAAGGTCAGACGCTGGTAGAAACGGTAAAAGAACTAACAAAAACAATTGACTATGTCATCGTGTCACAAGGCGGATCAGGTAGTCTATGTGGGCATGCAGATGAATTGTATCAAATCAAACCTCCTTCTGTAGTCGTTAAAAATGATACAGGTGCTGGCGATTGTTTTGTCGGATCATTTTTAGCTTCTTTAACGCAACAAAAGTCTTTTGTTGAATCTTTAACATTTGCTACAGCTTGTTCAGCCAGTAAAGTGCAATATAATGATAGTTCATCCTTTAGTGTCAAGGACGCTGAGAACTTACAAAAAAAAGTAGTAGTAGAAAAAATAGACTAA
- a CDS encoding YdhK family protein, translating into MKSKKIYLAVATLATSLTLAACGTGDEGTDTSYSESSSSTSMNIEDSSMMNSESHMDMEGMMHDDSGEIPDGLKEAEDPTYEVGSTAIIQADHMEGMKGAEATIVGAFDTTVYEVSYQPTTGAERVENHKWVTQEEIEEAGDEVIANGVEVTLEADHMEGMDDAPATIEASKTTTIYMIDYEPTTGGDTLENHKWVTEDELSTE; encoded by the coding sequence ATGAAAAGTAAAAAAATATATTTAGCGGTAGCAACTTTAGCAACATCTTTAACCTTAGCAGCATGTGGGACAGGAGATGAAGGAACCGACACCTCTTATTCAGAATCCAGCAGTTCAACCAGTATGAATATAGAAGACTCAAGTATGATGAATTCTGAATCACACATGGATATGGAAGGTATGATGCATGATGATTCTGGTGAGATACCAGATGGTCTTAAAGAAGCTGAAGATCCAACCTATGAAGTAGGGAGTACCGCTATTATTCAAGCTGACCATATGGAAGGCATGAAAGGGGCAGAAGCCACAATTGTGGGAGCATTTGACACTACGGTTTATGAAGTTTCCTATCAACCAACGACTGGTGCAGAAAGAGTTGAAAATCACAAATGGGTCACTCAAGAAGAAATTGAAGAAGCTGGAGACGAAGTTATTGCAAATGGTGTTGAAGTGACATTAGAAGCTGATCACATGGAAGGTATGGATGACGCGCCAGCAACTATTGAAGCTTCAAAAACAACAACTATCTATATGATTGATTACGAACCTACAACGGGCGGAGATACGCTTGAAAATCATAAATGGGTGACAGAAGATGAGCTTTCGACAGAATAA
- a CDS encoding copper-translocating P-type ATPase translates to MRKDQDQANHPNHSEVDHEGMDHSKMDHSEMDHTSMNHAGGHAGHHAMMIKDFKKRFWVSLILAVPISILSPMFQMLFGYEISFLGDDLLLFILSTILFFYGGKPFLVGAWSELKSRTPAMMMLISLAIITSYVYSTLTTFFISGSDFFFELATLIVIMLLGHWIEMRSVMGASKALEALIKLMPKEAHKIDKSGNIIEVTVEDLKPGDKILVKSGEKIPLDGSIYEGTSDIDESMLTGESVPVEKVPGMNVIGASVNGEGVLKIEVNKIGKDTYLSQVVQLVQDAEKTKSKAQGFADIAAKWLFYVAVVIGLLTLIYWSVTGDFDFALERMVTVLIIACPHALGLAGPLVTSRSSSIAASKGLLIRNRIAFEGAHKIDKIVFDKTGTLTEGNFGVTDIQPVDAVSETELLTLAYSVETQSDHPIAKGIVKEGKERKLEIYDVKDYRNLTGKGLTATVKDAEVSVVSPGTMKNNHISFDEKNYEALAQQGKTVVFILRNNKLQGIIALADIIRESSYKVIKELNDLGIETIMMTGDNKRVANYVGDKLGLSQVIAEVLPHEKSKYVSKLKKDGKKVAMIGDGINDAPALAESDVGIAIGAGTDVAIETADIILVNSNPVDVLTIIKLSKASYKKTIENFVWAAGYNVIAIPLAAGILINQNILITPAIGAVVMSLSTIIVAINAQMLKIN, encoded by the coding sequence ATGAGAAAAGATCAAGATCAAGCTAATCATCCGAATCATAGCGAAGTGGATCATGAGGGAATGGACCACAGCAAAATGGACCACAGCGAAATGGATCATACCAGTATGAACCACGCTGGTGGACATGCAGGGCATCACGCAATGATGATAAAAGATTTCAAAAAAAGATTTTGGGTTTCGTTGATTTTAGCAGTTCCCATTTCTATCTTGTCTCCAATGTTCCAAATGCTTTTTGGATATGAGATTAGCTTTTTAGGAGATGACCTCCTTTTGTTTATTCTCTCAACAATTCTTTTTTTCTACGGAGGAAAGCCTTTCTTAGTTGGAGCATGGAGCGAATTGAAATCACGCACCCCAGCCATGATGATGCTGATCTCACTAGCTATTATTACTTCGTATGTTTATAGTACTTTAACTACATTTTTTATCTCTGGCAGTGATTTTTTCTTTGAATTGGCTACGTTAATTGTCATTATGCTTCTTGGGCATTGGATCGAAATGAGATCAGTCATGGGGGCTTCAAAAGCCTTAGAAGCATTGATCAAATTAATGCCAAAAGAAGCACACAAAATTGATAAGTCGGGTAATATTATTGAAGTTACGGTAGAAGATTTAAAACCTGGTGATAAAATTCTTGTTAAGTCAGGTGAAAAAATCCCTCTAGATGGTAGTATTTATGAAGGGACATCTGATATAGACGAATCTATGTTGACTGGAGAATCTGTGCCAGTAGAAAAAGTTCCTGGCATGAATGTTATTGGTGCATCAGTTAATGGTGAAGGGGTATTGAAAATTGAAGTCAATAAGATTGGGAAGGATACGTATCTTTCTCAAGTTGTGCAATTAGTCCAAGACGCTGAAAAAACAAAATCCAAAGCTCAAGGATTTGCTGATATTGCTGCCAAATGGCTCTTCTATGTAGCTGTTGTTATTGGTTTACTAACGCTTATCTACTGGTCAGTCACTGGCGACTTTGATTTTGCTTTAGAACGGATGGTAACCGTGTTGATTATTGCTTGTCCACATGCATTAGGGCTGGCAGGCCCATTAGTCACTTCAAGATCGTCTTCGATTGCAGCTAGTAAAGGGTTATTGATTCGTAACCGTATTGCTTTCGAAGGAGCACATAAAATTGATAAAATCGTTTTTGATAAAACAGGTACGTTAACAGAAGGTAATTTTGGTGTAACAGATATTCAACCTGTAGATGCAGTGAGCGAAACTGAGTTGCTAACTTTAGCGTATTCAGTTGAAACACAATCAGATCACCCGATTGCTAAGGGAATCGTTAAAGAAGGAAAAGAACGCAAACTAGAAATTTATGATGTTAAAGACTATCGTAACCTCACAGGTAAAGGATTAACGGCTACTGTTAAAGATGCAGAAGTTTCAGTTGTTAGTCCGGGAACGATGAAAAACAATCATATATCATTTGATGAAAAAAACTATGAAGCATTGGCTCAACAAGGGAAAACGGTTGTATTTATTTTACGAAACAATAAACTGCAAGGAATAATTGCTTTAGCCGATATCATAAGAGAATCCTCTTATAAAGTTATCAAAGAGTTGAATGATCTAGGCATTGAAACTATTATGATGACAGGAGACAACAAACGAGTAGCTAATTATGTAGGTGATAAACTAGGACTCTCGCAAGTAATTGCTGAAGTTCTTCCTCATGAAAAGTCTAAGTATGTGTCCAAATTGAAAAAAGATGGTAAAAAAGTTGCTATGATTGGAGATGGTATTAACGACGCTCCAGCGTTAGCAGAATCGGATGTTGGAATTGCAATTGGAGCAGGGACAGATGTCGCTATTGAAACAGCCGATATTATTTTAGTGAATAGCAACCCAGTAGATGTGTTGACTATTATTAAATTATCTAAGGCTAGTTACAAAAAAACAATTGAAAACTTTGTATGGGCAGCGGGATATAATGTGATAGCCATTCCGTTGGCAGCAGGTATTTTAATCAATCAAAACATATTGATTACGCCAGCTATTGGAGCGGTAGTTATGTCTCTAAGTACCATTATTGTTGCAATAAATGCTCAGATGTTGAAAATCAATTAA
- a CDS encoding phosphate/phosphite/phosphonate ABC transporter substrate-binding protein, whose product MHKKFGKYIGTALLAGLLVGCGNEAASSETAATNTNGAIELDTLSIGFVPSRDPEEIVTATEPLKDLLIDEMSTLGYDIDEVDITVGTNYEAVGESLSAGTLDVGFIPGGTYVLYDDGAEVILTSTRAGLSNDSDDPADWNKNTPTEAIDEQVTSYRSLIIAGPSEKGQELAAKINSGEELTFEDMNSASWSVMSSSSSAGYIYPTLWLDENFGKSITDLEKVVQADSYGSSFARLASEQVDLLVTFADGRRDYEDTWTSEYGRTENIWDETAVVGVTPGIYNDTISVSKNSDKMDDELKTALQEAFINIAETDAGKEVISVYSHEGYKVTEDAEYDDERAAQKIVQDLGIQ is encoded by the coding sequence ATGCATAAGAAATTCGGTAAGTACATAGGGACAGCATTATTAGCGGGGTTATTAGTCGGATGTGGCAACGAAGCTGCCAGCAGCGAAACAGCAGCTACGAACACAAATGGAGCAATCGAACTTGATACTCTTTCAATCGGTTTTGTTCCTTCGAGAGATCCTGAAGAAATCGTTACGGCAACAGAGCCTTTAAAAGATTTACTAATTGATGAAATGTCAACTTTAGGTTATGACATCGATGAGGTTGATATCACAGTTGGAACCAACTATGAAGCTGTAGGTGAATCTCTTTCCGCGGGTACATTAGATGTTGGCTTTATCCCTGGTGGAACTTATGTATTATACGATGACGGTGCTGAAGTAATTTTAACTTCTACAAGAGCCGGATTAAGTAATGATTCGGATGATCCAGCTGACTGGAATAAAAATACACCAACTGAAGCAATCGACGAACAAGTGACTTCTTATCGTTCACTGATTATTGCAGGTCCTTCTGAAAAAGGCCAAGAGTTAGCTGCTAAAATTAATAGTGGTGAAGAATTAACATTTGAAGACATGAATAGTGCTTCATGGAGCGTAATGTCTTCATCTTCTTCTGCAGGCTACATCTATCCAACGTTATGGTTAGATGAGAATTTCGGAAAATCTATTACGGACTTAGAAAAAGTAGTTCAAGCTGATTCATATGGAAGCTCATTTGCTCGTCTTGCTTCTGAACAAGTTGACCTTTTGGTTACATTTGCTGATGGCAGAAGAGATTACGAAGATACTTGGACTTCAGAATACGGTAGAACAGAAAACATTTGGGATGAAACGGCTGTTGTTGGTGTTACTCCAGGAATTTACAACGATACAATCAGCGTCAGCAAAAACTCTGACAAAATGGATGACGAATTAAAAACAGCTTTACAAGAAGCATTTATTAACATTGCTGAAACTGATGCAGGAAAAGAAGTTATTTCTGTCTATAGTCACGAAGGGTACAAAGTA